The Antennarius striatus isolate MH-2024 chromosome 20, ASM4005453v1, whole genome shotgun sequence genome includes a region encoding these proteins:
- the scrib gene encoding protein scribble homolog isoform X1 — protein sequence MLKCIPLWRCNRHVESVDKRHCSLQTVPDEIFRYSRSLEELLLDANQLKELPKPFFRLLNLRKLGLSDNEIQRLPPEVANFMQLVELDISRNDIPEIPESIKFCRALEIADFSGNPLSRLPDGFTQLRALAHLALNDVSLQTLPNDIGNLANLVTLELRENLLKSLPTSLSFLVKLEQLDLGSNELETLPDTLGALPNLRELWLDRNQLSSLPPELGNLRRLVCLDVSENRLEELPSELNGLLALTDLLLTQNVLEVVPDSIGGLKQLSILKVDQNRLTHLTDSIGECENLTELVLTENLLQSLPRSLGKLKKLTNLNVDRNRLGSVPKELGGCASLNVLSLRDNRLGKLPAELADATELHVLDVAGNRLQNLPFALTNLNLKAMWLAENQSQPMLKFQTEDDERTGEKVLTCYLLPQQPSPSLENLLQNSVDDSWTDSNLNRVSVIQFQEETKAEEEDDEAAADRRGLQRRATPHPSELKVMKKVIEERRNEAFTSRPDGEEESIDPQEKRLSDLSNQSHDSQVSNSTLSATSHEERRNVTVASHREDLVDGHYPHEEEELDEMEVEYIEPTVHFAEEPIIRGGEEDEEEDGEDGERSDEEDERPAFPMEKQRLIRKDTPHYKKHFKITKLPKPEAVAALLQGFSPGGLNSTTQAAEDERDEEEDESLSTPLHHHRIEELVDGQQVNSSQVKGVSFDQVNNLLIEPARIEEEEHTLTIQRQTGGLGISIAGGKGSTPYKGDDEGIFISRVSEDGPAARAGVKVGDKLLEVNGVDLHEAEHHTAVEALRSSGETVSMSVLRERMVEPENAITTTPLRPEDDYFPRERRSSGLAFNLETTPSGPQQRLSTCLIRNDRGLGFSIAGGKGSTPYRTGDTGIYISRIADGGAAHRDSTLRVGDRVISINGVDMTEARHDQAVALLTGTSPTIALLVERDPKAPGGSPGQSRARAHSPPPPEPSDSPDQEEEGLNLHGNHLSQMEDEYPIEEVTLVKSGGPLGLSIVGGSDHASHPFGINEPGVFISKVIPHGLACQSGLRVGDRILEVNSIDLRHATHQEAVRSLLANKQEIRMLVRRDPSPPGMQEIVIQKQPGEKLGISIRGGAKGHAGNPFDATDEGIFISKVSSSGAAARDGRLQVGMRILEVNNHSLLGMTHTEAVRVLRAIGDSLGMLVCDGFDPRKVAAVEASPGIIANPFATGIVRKNSLESISSIDRDLSPEEIDIMQKESEMVRETSQWEREDMEKVERMRLEREEATRLLEEETENMRTGPLKLDYKTLAALPTTSLQKINRFPLPVSLAAPMEAPLPAHYGSPLEPLGFSLNHHTEPESAPGLNTGHLQSDQADYLQGPQLLAADSAGSSTTINSSTCEAEEEECLVDSQPISFKENPFLVANRKGKGRPPGQQILSGPPVGYGKEGQLQPWLFSKAPSSDYTRTDSPIREAPYSPTIQPPSHHSSNSSLCTGRETRFANIHYTSTPTAKEDTPSSTRPGAIQPVGRVWQSTSPATPDGNSPNPFQHGPSPFNSQTSDLYGVRNNFHLNQPSPEPQLINEVFDDDIDGQTGPGKSLAGKVSSRQDYMSLAAVPRLSRLSMELQSPSPGGKDSPEQRSFRDRQKYFEIDVKQQTPDKPKPRVSLVGEDDLKKMREEEERKFEQRAREYLLDEDDEDDDEEDLAKQMAHMKASGKVLLDGVEYRVEPVSPPSQHSMSQSFNVTPPSYYGSSGPSSVDGKGDSQRNSLEDSFRTGQRPDSMTGLISAYPSESAAPIRTAKAERRHQERLRMQSPELAVAPDKDLSPAEKRALEAEKRAMWRAARPYGLEEDVRQYEQDLAKRLYQARVRASQGPPEAPQPPSSSSAASQLRMKSLEQDALKAQMVIAKSRDGKKRGTLDQLTESPSPAPTPSPTPMEELSPRGLTSPGRLSLSSKKFDYRQFAAIPSSKPVYDIQTPDAANNTQFINDDSGNPGNATSLEAEAPTTLPATSALEEMALYSNKRKLRQGRRSLEAAMPT from the exons CCGTTCTTCAGACTACTCAACCTCCGAAAGCTCGGCTTGAGCGACAATGAGATCCAGAGACTCCCTCCTGAGGTGGCCAACTTCATGCAGCTGGTGGAACTGGACATCTCCAGAAACG ACATTCCTGAGATCCCCGAGAGCATTAAGTTTTGCAGGGCTTTGGAGATCGCAGACTTCAGTGGAAACCCCCTGTCCAG ATTGCCAGATGGCTTCACTCAGCTCAGAGCGCTGGCTCACTTGGCGCTCAACGACGTGTCTTTGCAGACGTTGCCCAACGACATTGGAAA cCTTGCCAACCTTGTGACGTTGGAGCTCAGGGAAAACCTGCTGAAGTCTTTGCCCAC GTCACTCTCTTTCCTGGTGAAACTGGAACAGCTGGACCTGGGCAGCAATGAACTGGAAACTTTA CCAGACACCCTGGGTGCCCTCCCCAACCTGAGGGAGCTCTGGCTGGACCGTAACCAGCTGTCCTCATTACCACCA gagctGGGAAATCTCCGGAGGCTGGTGTGTCTGGACGTGTCAGAGAATCGTCTGGAGGAGCTTCCCTCGGAGCTCAATGGCCTCctggctctcactgacctgctgctcACACAGAATGTGTTGGAGGTTGTCCCAGACAGCATAG GAGGCCTGAAACAGCTGTCCATCTTGAAAGTGGACCAGAACAGACTGACCCACCTGACTGACTCCATAGGAGAGTGTGAGAACCTTACAGAGCTCGTCTTGACGGAAAACCTTTTACAG TCACTTCCTCGCTCGCTGGGCAAGCTGAAGAAGCTGACTAATCTGAATGTAGACCGCAACCGTTTGGGAAGTGTTCCCAAAGAGCTGGGGGGTTGTGCCAGCCTCAACGTTCTCTCACTGAGAGACAACCGCCTGGGGAAACTTCCTGCAGAGCTCGCAGATGCCACTGAGCTACATGTGCTGGATGTGGCTGGAAACCG ATTACAAAACCTGCCTTTTGCCCTGACTAACCTCAACCTGAAGGCCATGTGGCTCGCAGAAAACCAGTCACAGCCAATGCTCAAGTTCCAGACGGAGGATGACGAGCGCACTGGAGAGAAGGTGTTGACCTGCTATTTATTACCCCAGcagccttctccaagtctag AGAACTTGTTGCAGAACAGTGTGGATGACAGCTGGACGGACAGCAACCTGAACAGAGTGTCAGTCATTCAGTTCCAGGAGGAGAccaaagcagaggaggaggatgacgagGCTGCTGCCGACCGTAGA GGCCTTCAGCGCAGAGCCACACCACACCCCAGTGagctgaaggtgatgaagaaggTGATTGAAGAGAGGAGAAATGAAGCTTTCACATCGCGACCTGATGGAGAAGAAGAGTCCATTGACCCACAG GAGAAGCGGCTCAGTGACCTTTCCAATCAGAGTCATGACTCTCAAGTGTCCAATAGCACGCTCTCAGCCACCTCCCATGAGGAACGACGCAACGTGACCGTGGCCTCACACAGAGAGGACTTAGTAGATGGTCACTACCCTCATGAAGAGGAAGAGCTGGATGAGATGGAGGTGGAGTACATTGAG CCCACTGTGCACTTTGCAGAGGAGCCCATCATCCGCGGTGGAgaagaggacgaagaggaggacggCGAAGATGGCGAGAGGAGTGACGAAGAAGACGAAAGGCCTGCCTTTCCCATGGAAAAGCAGCGTCTGATCAGAAAAGACACGCCACACTACAAGAAGCACTTCAAAATCACCAAGCTGCCGAAGCCCGAGGCTGTGGCCGCGCTGCTACAGGGCTTCAGCCCTGGCGGCCTCAACTCTACGACGCAGGCTGCAGAGGACGAGCGggacgaggaggaagacgagagtCTATCCACCCCTCTACACCATCACAGGATAGAGGAGCTGGTGGACGGCCAGCAGGTCAACTCCAGTCAAGTAAAG GGGGTGTCATTTGATCAAGTCAATAATCTGCTGATTGAACCTGCTCGaattgaggaggaagag CACACCTTGACTATTCAGAGACAAACAGGCGGCCTGGGCATCAGCATCGCCGGAGGGAAGGGGTCCACACCTTACAAGGGAGACGATGAG ggAATTTTCATCTCCAGAGTGTCTGAGGACGGTCCTGCAGCCAGAGCCGGGGTAAAAGTGGGAGACAAGCTCTTGGAG GTGAACGGCGTGGACCTCCACGAGGCGGAACATCACACCGCCGTCGAAGCGCTCCGTAGCTCCGGCGAAACAGTTTCCATGTCGGTGCTGCGAGAGCGCATGGTGGAACCGGAGAACGCCATCACCACCACGCCACTGAGGCCCGAGGACGATTACTTCCCGCGGGAGAGACGGAGCAGCGGCCTGGCTTTCAACCTGGAGACGACTCCCAGCGGGCCTCAGCAGCGGCTCTCCACCTGCCTGATCCGAAACGACCGGGGGCTGGGATTCAGTATCGCAGGGGGCAAAGGCTCCACGCCCTACCGCACGggagacaca GGAATATACATCTCTCGTATCGCAGACGGAGGAGCGGCGCACCGCGACAGCACGCTGCGAGTCGGAGACAGGGTGATCTCT ATCAATGGTGTAGACATGACAGAGGCCAGGCATGACCAGGCAGTAGCGCTCCTTACTGGCACCTCCCCCACCATTGCCCTCTTGGTGGAACGAGACCCAAAAGCACCAGGGGGCTCTCCAGGTCAGTCCAGGGCCAGAGCCCACTCCCCTCCGCCCCCTGAACCATCAGATTCACcagaccaggaggaggaaggcctcAACCTTCATGGGAACCACCTGAGCCAGATGGAAGACGAGTATCCCATCGAG gaagtgaccctGGTGAAGTCAGGCGGTCCCCTCGGCCTGAGCATCGTAGGAGGCAGCGATCACGCCAGTCACCCGTTTGGCATCAATGAGCCCGGAGTGTTCATCTCCAAG GTGATCCCTCATGGTCTTGCGTGTCAAAGTGGTCTGCGTGTCGGCGACCGCATTTTGGAAGTGAACTCAATCGACCTACGTCACGCCACGCACCAGGAAGCTGTGCGATCCCTGCTGGCCAACAAGCAGGAGATCCGCATGTTGGTACGGAGAGATCCCTCACCACCGGGGATGCAG GAAATCGTGATCCAGAAACAACCCGGGGAGAAGCTCGGCATCAGTATCCGGGGAGGGGCCAAAGGTCATGCAGGAAACCCTTTTGATGCCACAGATGAAGGCATCTTCATCTCCAAG GTTAGTTCGAGCGGCGCAGCAGCGAGAGATGGCCGGCTGCAGGTCGGCATGCGGATCCTGGAGGTGAACAACCACAGCCTGCTGGGGATGACGCACACGGAGGCAGTGAGGGTTCTCCGTGCCATTGGAGACTCCCTGGGAATGCTGGTGTGTGATGGATTCGACCCACGAAAAGTGGCTGCTGTCGAG GCATCTCCTGGCATCATTGCCAACCCGTTTGCAACAGGCATCGTCCGCAAGAACAGTTTGGAAAGCATCTCATCAATAGACCGAGACCTGAGCCCAGAGGAGATAGACATCATGCAGAAG GAGTCTGAGATGGTGAGAGAGACATCACAGTGGGAGCGAGAAGACATGGAAAAAGTG GAGCGTATGCGCTTGGAGCGAGAGGAGGCAACTCGCCTGCTAGAAGAGGAGACCGAG AACATGCGCACTGGACCTTTAAAACTTGACTACAAAACCCTGGCAGCACTTCCCACCACCAGTCTGCAGAAAATCAACAGG TTCCCACTTCCTGTAAGTCTAGCTGCACCCATGGAGGCCCCCCTGCCGGCCCATTATGGCTCCCCTTTAGAGCCACTGGGCTTCAGTTTAAACCACCACACGGAACCCGAGTCCGCTCCCGGTCTGAACACGGGGCACCTCCAATCTGACCAGGCAGATTACCTTCAGGGACCCCAGCTCCTCGCTGCTGACAGTGCTGGTTCATCAACAACCATCAATTCATCAACatgtgaagctgaagaagaggaATGCTTGGTGGACTCTCAGCCTATCAGCTTTAAAGAAAACCCTTTCTTAGTGGCCAATCGTAAAGGCAAGGGCCGTCCTCCCGGACAGCAGATCCTGTCGGGACCTCCTGTGGGCTACGGGAAGGAGGGACAGCTCCAGCCCTGGTTGTTTAGCAAG GCGCCTTCGTCCGATTACACCAGGACCGACAGCCCTATCAGGGAAGCCCCGTACTCTCCCACCATCCAACCG CCCAGCCACCACTCTTCCAACAGCTCCTTGTGTACAGGCAGGGAGACCCGCTTT gcAAACATTCATTACACTTCCACTCCCACTGCCAAGGAGGACACGCCATCATCA ACGCGGCCCGGTGCCATCCAGCCGGTTGGGCGCGTGTGGCAGAGTACCTCCCCCGCCACCCCGGACGGCAACAGTCCCAACCCTTTCCAGCATGGTCCCTCCCCCTTCAACTCCCAGACCTCT GACCTGTACGGCGTGAGGAACAATTTCCATCTGAATCAGCCGTCTCCAGAG CCTCAGTTGATCAACGAGGTGTTTGATGATGACATAGATGGTCAAACGGGACCTGGTAAGAGTCTGGCTGGCAAGGTCTCCTCCCGTCAGGACTATATGAGCCTGGCGGCGGTGCCACGGCTCTCCAGGCTCTCCATGGAGCTGCAG AGTCCTTCTCCTGGAGGTAAGGACAGCCCGGAGCAGCGTTCCTTCAGGGACCGGCAGAAGTACTTTGAGATCGACGTGAAGCAGCAGACGCCGGACAAACCCAAACCTCGAGTGTCTCTCGTGGGAGAAGACGACctgaagaaaatgagagaggaagaag AGAGGAAGTTCGAACAGCGGGCGCGAGAGTACCTGCTGGACGAAGACGATGAGGATGATGACGAGGAAGACCTGGCGAAGCAGATGGCGCACATGAAAGCCTCCGGGAAGGTGCTGCTGGACGGAGTGGAGTACCGAGTGGAGCCCGTGTCCCCCCCATCCCAGCACTCCATGAGCCAAAGCTTCAACGTCACGCCACCCAGCTACTACGGCAGCTCGGG gccgTCCTCGGTCGATGGCAAAGGAGACTCTCAGAGAAATTCCCTGGAGGACAGCTTCAGGACGGGGCAGAGGCCCGACTCCATGACTGG ATTGATCTCCGCGTACCCGAGCGAATCGGCCGCTCCCATTCGCACCGCCAAGGCAGAGCGCAGACATCAGGAGAGGCTTCGCATGCAGAGCCCCGAGCTGGCCGTGGCCCCCGACAAGGACCTGTCCCCCGCTGAGAAGCGAGCTCTGGAGGCCGAGAAGAGAGCCATGTGGAGGGCAGCGCG GCCGTATGGTCTAGAGGAGGATGTAAGGCAGTATGAGCAGGACCTGGCTAAGAGGCTCTACCAGGCCCGAGTGAGGGCGTCTCAGGGCCCGCCCGAGGCCCCCCagcccccatcctcctcctctgcagcctCCCAGCTCAG AATGAAGTCTCTGGAGCAGGACGCCCTGAAAGCTCAGATGGTCATCGCCAAGTCGCGGGACGGGAAGAAGCGTGGGACGTTGGACCAGCTGACGGAGTCGCCCTCGCCCGCCCCCACTCCCTCCCCGACGCCAATGGAAG AGCTCAGTCCACGGGGGCTCACCTCTCCAGGCAGGCTG TCCCTGTCGTCAAAGAAGTTTGACTACCGACAGTTTGCTGCCATTCCTTCTTCCAAACCCGTATACGACATCCAG ACCCCTGACGCAGCGAACAACACGCAATTCATCAACGACGACTCCGGCAACCCAG GGAACGCCACCAGCCTTGAGGCCGAGGCACCCACCACGCTGCCTGCCACCTCAGCCCTGGAGGAAATGGCTCTCTATAGCAACAAGCGCAAACTGAGGCAGGGTCGCCGCAGCCTGGAAGCCGCCATGCCCACGTAA